GAAACATTCTCCAAATCCACAacctcatcctcatcatcaaaCACAACACCCCATAGCCGAAGCCTCCTTAAATTTGATGACTTAGATATCATGTTATAGAACTTTGGCCACATGATTGTGAAGCTGCTGACATCCACAATCTGAAGATTCTCAGTGTTCTCACCAATATCGAGATGGAGCACGCTAACATCATCAATCTTCAATTCCTTCAATGACCCCTTACCAATAAGCTCAAAAAGCTCCAAGGTACAATCTTTCAAGTGCAGATTCTCAAGGGTATCAGACTccaatatgaaattatccaaACTGACTGCTTCAACATAGATATCTTTCAATGACACACTGCTAAGTTTCATTGTTGCCTGTGCATCCGACATTGCTATATCAGGATTAACAAGAGACAAACTGGTGAGTTTTGGACATGCAGTGAGTAAAAGGCTCAAATCCAATGCTGAGATGCTGACAAAACTCAAGGAAAGTGACTTCAAGCACGGAAACTTCTGATAACTCGGTTCAACACCTGTTACAGAATTATGAGCCAAGGCCAAGACTTCAAGCTTCTGCCGACTGCATTTCTCAATGATATTAACATTTGGGGTTGTCCGCACATTGTAATGCAGTTGTCGCAAGGTGTCCCGCGTATACATGAGCCAAGCAATCACTGGGGCAGCTGAGAACTCATCTACATCATCCATAAAAATTGATAAACATTGCAAAGCAGTGGTTTGAAATATGGTTTGAGTTATCAGAATTTCCAATCTACTCGTTGTGAGATCACGGTAGACAGACCAATCACTGGAATTGAAAGACAGAGTGTGGAGGTGATTCCGCCAAGCCTCTCTCCACTTCTTGCAAGTTGCGGATGCAATAACCACATCTCGGGCAGCTCTAAGCCGCGATAGTATGTTACCTATGACTTCCACCGGAAGGTGCTCCATACGAACCATACCCAACAAAATCACCACCAACTGAAGATCGAGGGAAGCTAGTAGTTGCCAAGCTCAATAACACccatgaaataaataaaaaaaccagCTTCAAATGACTCCGCACCACACAATTGAGCACTGATACTTCCTAAGCCTATCATCTGGGTGTCACAAAaaattagcaaaatcaaacatCCATCAATGCCAAATACCAATCTGCCATGTCTGGCACATAATTCAGAATATCATCTATaaaatcaaaaactcaaaaacccaGATCAAAGTTTTAAACTTTCAATTCAATCAGTGAGTTTCACTACTGTTAGTGACAATCATCAGGCAAAGACAGCTACTTGATTCTTAAAACAGTCTCAGTAATTTGGGGATTACATataagttcaaaatttcaaaacttttcaCAGGATCAATATCAATCTAGAGACACCATTCCCACAAATTCAATAATACACGATAGTCTAATCACAGAAATTACAATCGCAATGAAAAGGAGAAAGGGTAAGACCAAAGTGAGAATCAGGGCCTGGATTACCTGACGACCATAATCGAAATTCGAAAGTTGCGAGAATCAATTCAATTCCAGGGAGAGAAGAATCGATCGCAATGTAGAATTTGAATGGgtgaaagaaaatgagaatTGGGGGAAGGAAGGTCTGCGTCTAACATGCGCGGAAATCAGAGAATAGTGGTCTTTGCTCACGTGGGAAGTAGGTCTTATTCTAAACCAGCAAGCTGTTGACGACCCCCCTACTTATAGGTCTATAACataaagagtttttctattgggacctcccaatttgctcatttgacctccacctcttttgaattattgaattacatatatatcctcttgtaaaatgacaattatagacaataattttaattaattagtattttctttacaaatctttcaactaaaaaaaaaaaaaacctagttttCACGATACAAACCACTAAACCCTGGACTTGTGATGTTACTCTAATCTATGATAACAGTCCCATTCTGATCACAACGTCAAACCCATTGACGTGCATAAGAGCTATTGCAACTAGGCTTGATGTTCTTCCACCGCCCGTCAAGGTCTGATGTTGTTCTTTCTTCTTGCTTTCTAGTTTTTTGGGTTCTGCAATTTTCATTACGGATTGAATTTACCAACTaggttttgatttgtttgaaTAGAAACTGGACAGCTATCTTGAACGACAACTACACGAGCAGCACAGTGCAAAGATTGGGGCAGACTTCAACAGAGCTATGGTACTTTGTTTCCGTTATTGCTggtgtttttttcttcttcttcttcttcttctgcgtttGCTatactggtttttttttttcttcttcttcttctgcgtttGCTATACTggtgtttttttcttcttcttcttcttcttctgcatttGCTATactggtttttttttcctgcttcttcttcttcttcttttgcgtTTGCTATactggtgttttttttttctctgcttcttcttcttcttcttttgcgtTTGCTATactggtgttttttttttttttttttctgcttcttcttcttctgcgtttGCGTTTGCTATATTCTTTGTGATGTATGGATTATGGATGTGATCCAACCGATTGACACGTTCTGTTGATAACAAAGTAATttgtaaaacaaaataaaatccaaGGGAATGTTTGCTGACATGTTCTTGCCATTTCCAAACAGAAACAACATTTGAATTCTTTGGTTGTTACTTGTTTCCTAAATAAAGTTACCAATTTCGACAGTTCACACATCTACCTGGTTTAATTCCTACTTATACATTTCCTTGTAATCTTCACATCACAATTTTCATGTACGTTTagtaattacatatatataactTGTATGGTGACCTTTTTTTGGCACCTTTAGCAACTCATCAACTGTAAAATTCATTCTGTTTCTACTGTGAAGTGCTCTACTATTTGTTTCACACCTTCTAATTTGCATTAGAGCAGCATTAACTGTTCTTATATTTTCTGCTATCTATGTGGACAGGCAACAGAAAAGATGCATCGTTGCCTAAGAAGAACCAATAATGATAGCCAAAAATTATCAATCAGaagaaaatttaaagaaaagaataatttGCGGACATCCTTAATGACCTTCAGTGTGTATAATCACCACATTGAAGCATTGTTTCAATTAATAGGAGCATAGGAGTTAATGGGTTcacttttatatataaatattgtaATCAAACTGTGTGTGCGTGCTGCAGTGGTTCTAGCTACGATCatgatttattttttctttagtaAAAAAATATGGTCCAAGTTTTGAAAATGACGCTGATGCATGCCTAAAGTTTTCTTCAGCTTTAACTATATTCCTATATATGATTCTCAAAAGCTTGAAAGACAAATATACATGCTAGATTGACATTACATTTAATCAACGTCACTTGCTTGTGtttatgttcttgtttttcAATTACAACATACAGGATCAACAACACGGTGATACCTTTATTCCAGATAGCAGGGTCAAAGTAGATGATGTTTTAGATCATACCAATCAATTTACAACTGACAAGGTAAACTTTTTTCTAAATTTCTTTAAATATCACGAAGGCATACTATTTTGAATCATGATTAGATTCTTTGCTGGTAGATATTCAAAAATAAAGCTGAGTTGATTGAATGGACTCGTTCAGAAGGAACGAGAAACAATTTTGTGATTGTTATCCGAAGGTCTGATTCTGGAAAAATTGGCAATAAGAAGAAGAGAcctaaaattagattttgttgTGAGAGGAATGGTCAATATAAATCATATAAGTCTATGAAGTCTGATATAAATACACAAGAATCTGATGAAGATAGTCGAAATGAAAAGCGTCCGAGGCTTACTAGTACAAAGAAATGTGGATGCCCATTTTCATTAAGAGGCATCAATATTGAAAATGGAGACGAATGGAAGTTAGAGGTGGTTTGTGGAGTGCATAATCATGCTGCTTCAGAATACCTTCATGGGCACTCATTCGCAGGTCGATtgtcagaaaaagaaaattcattgtTGGTGGATATGTCCATGAGTTTAATGAGGCCTAAAGAGATTTTGACCGCCATCAAGAGAAGAAATCTGAAGAATGTGACAGCAATGAAGACAATATATAATTCCAGACAACGATATAGGACAAAAATTAGGGTTGGGAGAACACAAATGCAGCAACTGCTAAGTAACTTGTTTGAGCACAAGTATATTGAGCATCATAGAAGTGATGGTGATAAAGTAACAGATTTGTTTTGGTGTCACCCTTACAGCATTGAGATTTTACGTACATTTCCACATGTACTTATCATGGATTGCACTTACAAAACAAATAGATATCGCTTTCCACTTCTGGAGATTGTTGGGATCACGTCCACTAACAAGACCTTCAACGTTGCATTTGCTTACAtatcaaaagagaaagaagacaaCTATACATGGGCCTTAACTAGATTAAAGACTCTTTTAGATGACAAATGTGCTCCAAGTGTGATGATTACAGATCGAGAATTGGCACTGATGAATTCTATAAGTAATGTATTCCCGAATACACGACATGTATTCACGACATGTATTATGTCGTTGGCACATCAACAAGCAAGTGTTAACTCATTGCAAGAAATTATTCTCAACAAAAGAAGGATGGGATACATTTAATAATGATTGGCAGTCCGTGGTGAATTCAAATTCTGAAGATGAGTATTCGAACAATTTAAAATTACTTGAATCAAAATTTAGCACATTTCCTGGGGCCATCGATTATTTGAAAACTACTTGGTTGAACAGCTATAAAGACAGATTTGTGGCTGCATGGATAGATACTTGTATGCATCTTGGTACCACTACATCAAACAGGTAATTTTAACTATTTTGTCTTTATTTTTTGTCGTATTTCATTTATTCTTCTATGTGAAGACACTCTAAGTTATctctttatgtttttttttctttcaatttttattattaGGGTGGAAAGTGCACATTCAAAACTTAAGAGACAACTTGGTTCTAGCCAACTTGACTTCAGCACATCATGGGATTATATTCACTCTTTGATGGAGTTGCATCACACTGAAATTAAGGCATCCTTTGAAAAAAGCCGATGTTTCGTCCAACATCAATTTAAGCATGCATACTTAAAAGAATTGATCGGTAATGTATCTATTACTGCTCTAAACAAAATTGTACGTGAATCAAATAGGTAATTtcctttgcttttatttttacgttttctctctctttttatttttaatttttcctcCATATAACATACACACTAATTCAACCATGGTATATAGGGTTGATGCAGTTGGAGTTAATGTTGTATCATGTGGTTGTGCCATTCGCCGCACGCACCAATTACCATGTGCACATGAGATTGCCGAATATCGAAATTCCCATCAGCCTATCCCAATTGATGCTATCCATTCTCATTGGAGACGGTTAAGTGTAGGTAATTTTGTAGAGGAAATTGATCCCCAAGAAAAAGTTATGGTAAGACCACGTTTGACACAATTACAAAAATGGCTAGAAGAACAAGATGATGAAACCAAGAGACAAGTTTTGCTGAAGATTGATGAGCTTATAAATCCAAGTTGCACAATGCTTCAAGAACCAAATGAGAAGATTAAAACCAAAGAGCGTCCTTCTAAGATTGACAGTAGCACTCGTCGTCTACCATCTGCTTTTGAGATTGCCGAGGCTTTTTCCGTACATGGTAGTCAGTCACAAGTACCACTTGAAAAGGTTGTTCATGCATCTCCTAGTACTGTGTTGCCTTCTACGAAATCAAATAAGCATCCAGAGAAAAATCAGGTGTGTCTTTCAATTGTGATATATAATAACAATTTCAATTACAACgcctaaataaaaaaattaaaaaaagctaacatgtaattttttttgtacAGCCTATCTGCGTGACTCAAAGCACTTCACCATTTGAGCTAACACAAAAATATACTGTGCAATTTGTTTTCGGTATGAGGCCTTACATTCTAGGTTCATTTGATGTTGAGTCTGATGGTAATTGTGGTTATAGAGTTGTAGCATCAGCTATGGGATTTGGTAGGCGTTTTTGGCGAAGAGTTCGAATAGACCTAATGAATGAGCTAAAAAGTATGCCCCACTTGTACATGAAACTATATGGTAGCGAAAGTAGTGTAGAGAATATTATACAGAGACTAAACCATTCTGGATCTACTGCACCACGTAGAAAATGGATGTGTATAACAGAGATGGGGCATTTGATCGCTACTTGCTATGGAGTTGTTGTGATAAACTTATCTGATCAACAGTGCCTTACCTTTCTTCCTTTGACTGAACACATTACTGGACGATTTCAGAACCAAGAACTGCCTgaaattggaattggttttgttaaCGGAGACCACTTTGTGCAGGTAAGTACTATGGCTACATCTTCATGCATTGGTAATTTATAAAAATCTTAACTAATTGgatgcatttttatttttta
Above is a genomic segment from Rosa chinensis cultivar Old Blush chromosome 3, RchiOBHm-V2, whole genome shotgun sequence containing:
- the LOC112194241 gene encoding uncharacterized protein LOC112194241, with the translated sequence MVYRVDAVGVNVVSCGCAIRRTHQLPCAHEIAEYRNSHQPIPIDAIHSHWRRLSVGNFVEEIDPQEKVMVRPRLTQLQKWLEEQDDETKRQVLLKIDELINPSCTMLQEPNEKIKTKERPSKIDSSTRRLPSAFEIAEAFSVHGSQSQVPLEKVVHASPSTVLPSTKSNKHPEKNQPICVTQSTSPFELTQKYTVQFVFGMRPYILGSFDVESDGNCGYRVVASAMGFGRRFWRRVRIDLMNELKSMPHLYMKLYGSESSVENIIQRLNHSGSTAPRRKWMCITEMGHLIATCYGVVVINLSDQQCLTFLPLTEHITGRFQNQELPEIGIGFVNGDHFVQVSLQAGCPLPPIPPNWYPHADDKARSLYNRYKDRLHQYTQIPHPERVTAISEIITLETDETMFE
- the LOC112194889 gene encoding F-box/LRR-repeat protein At1g67190, encoding MVRMEHLPVEVIGNILSRLRAARDVVIASATCKKWREAWRNHLHTLSFNSSDWSVYRDLTTSRLEILITQTIFQTTALQCLSIFMDDVDEFSAAPVIAWLMYTRDTLRQLHYNVRTTPNVNIIEKCSRQKLEVLALAHNSVTGVEPSYQKFPCLKSLSLSFVSISALDLSLLLTACPKLTSLSLVNPDIAMSDAQATMKLSSVSLKDIYVEAVSLDNFILESDTLENLHLKDCTLELFELIGKGSLKELKIDDVSVLHLDIGENTENLQIVDVSSFTIMWPKFYNMISKSSNLRRLRLWGVVFDDEDEVVDLENVSVCFPLLSHLSLSYDLRDVCGLQGTSRLENVVVLELGWTIISELFSEWVAGLIERCPKLRKLVIYGVVSEAKSHEECQTLANFTSAIVRLMRKYMHVEIQFEYE